The DNA window aaacagactaaaaaggaaactaaaacaaacaaattgaaatggagggagtaaatACTATCTGAAATAGTGATGTGGCACTCAAGGGTGTGACCTAGTGGGCAATCATGGTTGAGAACAATGAGgtttcaagttcaaaaatactactccctctgtcccattttatgtggcaacgtCTATCTTGCACGGTGtttaagaataaagaaaaacttttgaaacttgtggtgtAAAATAATCtatagatatttgtgtggccGAAAATCCtagaaaaaatagtgaaaatgcTTGATGGCATTCTAGTACTTGGTAATGCAGAGTTTTATGCCGGAAACAAAATGTTGTATATGTAATACATTATTTGGATAGGAGAGCTAAATGTTAGTTATGTTCATGTTTCTGTCTAGTTATTGTGGAGGAAGCAAAAATGATTCATGTGCCATATTGCATAGAGCAAGTCCTCTGTAGGCAAAGTATGAGGGTATGAGATCATTTTGTATCATACCAAAGAATGCAATAGTTCTGGTTGTTTCACTATTCCACTCTTTTGTATTTTGACTCTTTCCAAGTTGTTTTCGCATCAGTGTACCCTTCTAGAGTTATATAATAACTCAActcttcaaattaaaatattttcaggTTTCAGTTCAGCCTTTCATCTTGTGGTCACAGTTATACAGCAGTGTAAAGGACCGGACACAAGTGGACAGAGAGTTGGAGGTATTTACTGAAATTGTCGGTCAACTATAAAAAAGTTGTCTTCTCTGAAATTGTGAGTCTGCTTCTTAAGGCATCTTTCTCTCATGTAAGATCATTATCGCACAAAATTTGGTCCAAAGCATTTGGAAGAATACATCTTGTGGGTGCAGAGACTTCACTGGTTGTTGAATCTGTCATGGATAGCTCTTagatttcattttcagttttgaTGATCATTttcgagggtctatcggaaacaacctctctacctatGAGGTAGGGGTTAGGTCTGTGTACACTTAACCCTCCCCAGACATCACTTTGTGGGGATATACACTGGGTGTGTTGTTGCTGATGACCATTTACTTAGTGCTTTACATATTCTGatgttttctttattattttcccTCTCTTGTTATTTGTATGCATTGGATCCAACTGAGAATAGCTAACAGATGTTTTGAGTATATTTGTGCCTCACAGTCTCTAAGGAGGGAAGGAGTTCTACGTACTTTCAAATTGAGTACTGGACAGGATGATCATGCTATAATGTTTTTGGACGACTACCTTAGTCAGGTTGATGGCTTAACTTCACTTTCTGCAAAGAATTTCATTTGAAAACTTCGCCGTCTCCCCTCCTATAAAGAGATATGCAATAGTGTTTTCTGCATTTGTCCTTGTTTCTAATTATTGTCTATTTCTAAGCATACGTACCACATCCCATTGCCACCCTGATGTTTAACTATTACAATTTCATCACTAAtgcttattttcttttctaggTAGCTTTAATTGGTCATCAGTTTTATTTGAGAGTTAACTTCCTATTAGTAAAATTTTCCTTGAATACTTGTTTAGATTGAACGTGTCAGCAAAAGATTGGAAACACAGAAACAAGAAGGCCTTTCTGTTTTTGAATGGTTCAAGGAGCATGTAATTCATTCAAAGCTAGATCCCAGTATTGGACATGAAGAACTTGTGAGTTGACTTTCTCAAAGCCATGTGACGGtgaaaatttcttttttaatttacttatgTGTACATACATGGTCTTTTCCATACTGATATGCGCCAAAAATTGTCTAATAACATTGCCCTAGagtaaaatatatgttttctcCTTTCACCTTATAAGTCAATTGTATTATACCAGCTTGAGAGGTCCTTGCAAATTTATTATGGAAAAGTTAATTCtaaagtttcttattcttatataATCTATTACTCTATTCAACTCGTAGTGTTTGTCAAAGTTCATCCTCTTCTCCGGTTCTGCCCCATGCCTCATATTTTTTCACCCATGGTTATCTAGTTGCTCACTGTTCCTTCTGTATTTTCTgctaacttttaaaaattaaagtgaaatttattggttccttttctttttcttctttttgttctcCTCTTTTTTCACGTATCCTATATCAATGATTGCTTTAGCTTAAAGATGGAATTTTGGTGgtagtgttattttttttattctgatGGTTGACTGATCTGCTAACCTTCTCTAATTTCTGTTTTAGGGCATTCCTTGACAGTTGCTATAAAGACATAACTTACGTTGCAATGTTGCATTCTTTCAACAGATGTTAATGCAGTTTTTCCTAAAGTATGCTCCTTTCTGACATGGGATACACATATATACTGTGTGCACCTTATTCTTACAATAGTCCTAACTTTTGCTGTTGTCAGAGAGTGAACCAGCCTTCAGCAGGTTGATGGAATTGAACTAGatatttttatcttaaattattaatttgaaatgctTGATGACAAAGGAGAGGCCTGTTTTTGCTTGCAAGCTTATGTCTGAAGCCCTGAAATGTGGTTTTTATGCTTTTTAGATTTTACTTTGTTGTTTGTCAAGTAACACTAAGATACTGCAAAAAACTAAATCTAGGGAATACACCCTGGTACAGCAGTAACCTGTCTCTCCTGATCAGTATCAGTCAACTATATCTCAGTCCAAAGTAGTTGGTGTTAACTATATGAAGCCTGTGAggattcaagtttttttttaaatgactgAGAAATCCCCAAGGGCTAGTGATGCATCGTTTGAAACTGTGGATAATGAGTCCATTCCTCTactcttctccacttaaataccagacTTTTGTTTACGGTAGCATTCAAACCAGTGACATTTGCCTAATCCACAGATCATCTGCTGTGCTTTTACCAAAGGGGGTGTGGGTTCAATTAATTCTTCATAGTTAGATAACTTTACATTGGATGTCAACCTATCGTAGTCTCCTCATTTATCCACGCTTGGGGCTGACTATAGTTTGAGGTTTTCTCTGGCTGTACATCTATATGTGGAGATGCCATTATTTTTTGGGGTCGAGCAATCTAAGACACATTAGGTTTGTAATTTTCATCACTTGTCTagaacaacaactacaacaacatacccagtataaTCGCACAAGTGGAGACACTTGTCTAGAGAAGGACTTTAACACCTTGTAGAGCTTTTCTTGGCAAGGCCCTTAGACAGAGGTAATGATTAGATACTGCTTTCCTCTACAGTCATAGGGGACAATTTCCACTTGTACTAAATGTTTACCGTGGTATGCTTGGAATTGTGTATTAAATTCAAAACATGTTGTTACTTGTTCATCTGCGGATCAGAATGTCTATTGGTTGTGTGTATTTGTACAATACCATTCAAGGCCGTTCGCCTGTgtcaatatttaatttgttaaagataaaattCCTATCCTTTAGTTGAATAGATATTTCCTAAGCCTTTTTGTACATGAACCTATGTGATATATATGATACAGATATACATTCATAGAGGCTTGGATCAATGTTGTCAAGAAAAATGGGTACTTTAAATGAGCAGGATACTCTTTGTTTATAAGGTCCTCTACTTAAGttaatgatttaattgttgGATAATAGCATTAAAATATACACTAAGGGGAGGCGCATGTCATGTTTGGTTCTTTATTCTTACATGAGGTATAGGATTAGAACAGCTCAATATTTGTGCTTACAggatatttttcctttttctttcttattttctggTGGCTGTAGCGTTCACTTCTGTCGTTGGGAGGCAAGGTGAAGGAGGAACACATCTCCCTCTTAATAAATGCTGGACTTCTGGTAAGCTAGAATCAGATTTTTCATTGTCGTGTAAATTGAGCTTCTCGTCTTATCTCAGCATTTGCTTTAGTATATCCTCAATGCTGCAGCATCCTATAGATTAACTTTTTTGTTGTACTGGTAAAAAATCTATGTTTGGTTCTCTAGTACTGTCAAATTGAAATGCCCATTGCGAATGGAAGTTTAGTTTTATGAGAATGAAAATCTCCTTGTGGTGCCAATAAGAATCCTCTAGGATGAACCTCGAATCGAACTGTTGTAATTTTGAATGCAACTCATATTAGTACCTTGATTCCCGTTGTGGCATATACCCCTAGGTGAAAGATGTAAGTACTAGTGTTTTGCCTTTGTGATTGTTACAACATACTAGCCTTTGTAAATGTACTCTGTCCCTCCCTCTTGCACATATTATGTAAGGAGTCTAATTGGGTTAAAATTGTTGGATCGAAAAAATTATCCATCTTACGTGAAGTGGCATCtctcttattatttatataccAAAATTCCATTTCTTGTGTATCAGTTTCctatcttttaattattgtttgttgtttcaGTTCCATTCTCATGCTGTTTtctgtttttctcttttatctTCCCTGTAAGACTCGACAACTTATTGATCCGAACATGTACTGGTTTGCGATTCCAAATATTGGATCAATTCTCAAGGGCCTCTCACAGGTTTGACATGTCTCTCCTTcccattttcaaatttcattcaAGATATACAATTCTGTGCACCCTCTTATTTTCCCCAAAAATTTTCACGTAGCAGCCACTATGTTAAATATCATTTTGCAATTTGTATCAGGGAAGAGAGGAGCTTATGTCTTTTCTCAACCGTCGTAAGTACAAAGAGATGCCAATGGCTGCTCTGGAAAAGAAGTGCCTTCGACTCTCTCCACTAGATATGAGATTTCATCTCAGAGATTTGCTAGGATCCGGCCATCTCAAAACTGTCGAGGGCCCCACAGGTTTAGTTGTTAAGATTGTGAAGGATTAAATCAACTTTATTCTGATTTGACAATTAACAAGTGCTCAAATTGATAACATTTTATGTGTTCGAACTTACATACACCTTCAATGTGCAATAGTTGAACAATTCATAATTTTCTCTTCCTTGGGCTGATTCTTGTTAAGCTGTTATTGACAGTTGAGTGTGTTTCTCTCTTTATTTCTGAACTTGTGCTTCGATTCCTATCCCACATGTTCGAGTTTGAGGATGAAACTGAGGACCTTCTCtttcaaaaaattgttattCTTTCAGTATTTGTGTATTGGAAACTCCAATGCATCTTTGAGAAGCTGTAAATATGAATGTCATTCTTCTACTTCTCTGCACTGTGTGTAGCACTGCTGCCAAGTGCTATGGGTGTATGGGCTTGTACAAGATCCAGtctcttatattatttttgacttttggTAGCTTGATTATTTTACACACTACCATCTCCGGAACCTATATGTGGAACtacactgagtatgttgttaGTAGCTTGATTATTTTTAGGGAAAACTACATCGTATAGTTGCCAGTGGCGGAGCTACCTTATAGTCAGGGGGTTCATTCGAACTTCCTTCagcagaaaattatattatttatatatgattaaagtaattttttaggtatatatagtagatgttgaacctGCTTCGTCTACTTCGTGTGACtatttctttagattttgaatccccttattgaaaatcttGGTTTCATCACTGATAATCGCACATCAAAAATTATAGTCAGCAAATGTAATTATTTTGGGCTGACAGGCCAAATATGTAACTTACCCATTGTTTTTCTCTGTTCCATTTGTGGGCTTATATACTTTTAGTCAGGATTAATTATGTTACAACAACAATCATCCAATAAAGAAAGAGGGGATATGAGATAACCATAACAAATGCATCGGAACTCGGAGGGTTGATATTATCCCTTTCGGACTAGACCTTCTTGTTTTTGAGGGtgaatttattaaatttgatcAATCATTAACTAGTAATCCTAATAGATGCAGATTTAGTTAGATGGATCCCTCACTATGTCTTCGAAAATCTAAATTTggtattttcataaatttatcaGAAATAATTTTCGATGGATTTCTCATAGAAAGTCTGTTGGAGGGGGTGGGGTGTGGTGGGGGTTAGTATAATTCACATACAAAATAATGAATCCATCTTTGTGGTTAGGATTTATCggatatttaaaatttattgatcgactaatataatttttgtatcATATAAATAAACTAAAGGGGTAAAATGCTGTCTATCATAAGAttctttattttaaagtttaaactcgAAAGATATGATATGCTATTtcattgttttgtttctttgtgATAATAATATTAGAGATAANAGAAATAATTTTCGACGGATTTCTCATAGAAAGTCTGTTgtagggggtggggtggggtggggatTAGTATAATTCACATACAAAATATTGAATCCATCTTTGTGGTTAGGGTTTATCggatatttaaaatttattgattcgactaatataatttttgtatcATATAAATAAACTAAAGGGATAAAATGCTCTCTATCATaagattctttatttttaaagtttaaactcgAAAGATATGATATGCTATTtcattgttttgtttctttgtgATAATAATATTAGAGATGACATTTCATTGTAatatttctatttgtttaataaCATATGCTGCCTTGCAAGAAACATATTACTAAACCCTACTCaccaacttaatttttttaaaaaaaaaataaaacctcaaatattttatttgcaaATGGAATTTTGGTTTATCTACTTTAGTCATCATCTTAGTTATTGTTTGTACAAACATTATATTCCCATTGCAAGTGATAACGACTGCACACGTGTTGCTCCAAAACTTTACTAAGTCACTTCGTTAATTGAATgaattttgatcaatattttaagatatatttattttatcatattaatataaaatggTTGCAACTTGTAATATTTCTCATAAAGTTTTCGAAcatttaactttgaaatttgaaatgttgaattgttttaattccaatttaaaatttagtcaaattaaTTTTCGTAAAACAAAATGTTGAGTACAAAAGGGTCTCAATTACTAGTACACCCTCCGTTTCAAATTACTTGATGCGTGCTGACCTAAGATACTCTTTAAGAAAGCTTTATTTAGAtgtgtattttattaaattaacgTTATTAATGATGTCTTGAAACTCT is part of the Solanum stenotomum isolate F172 chromosome 8, ASM1918654v1, whole genome shotgun sequence genome and encodes:
- the LOC125872868 gene encoding uncharacterized protein LOC125872868 isoform X2 yields the protein MIHVPYCIEQVLCRQSMRVSVQPFILWSQLYSSVKDRTQVDRELESLRREGVLRTFKLSTGQDDHAIMFLDDYLSQIERVSKRLETQKQEGLSVFEWFKEHVIHSKLDPSIGHEELRSLLSLGGKVKEEHISLLINAGLLTRQLIDPNMYWFAIPNIGSILKGLSQGREELMSFLNRRKYKEMPMAALEKKCLRLSPLDMRFHLRDLLGSGHLKTVEGPTGLVVKIVKD
- the LOC125872868 gene encoding uncharacterized protein LOC125872868 isoform X1; its protein translation is MENSSPSTSRKRRRAGEPSPEPESDLNDDQLLSLEESFNFSDTLVALHMMRAHFPRIDKVSVQPFILWSQLYSSVKDRTQVDRELESLRREGVLRTFKLSTGQDDHAIMFLDDYLSQIERVSKRLETQKQEGLSVFEWFKEHVIHSKLDPSIGHEELRSLLSLGGKVKEEHISLLINAGLLTRQLIDPNMYWFAIPNIGSILKGLSQGREELMSFLNRRKYKEMPMAALEKKCLRLSPLDMRFHLRDLLGSGHLKTVEGPTGLVVKIVKD